The Streptomyces halobius genomic interval TGCACGGAACTCGTCGCCGGGTCGGGGGTCTTACCCTGCCCCTCCGGCTCTTCGGGCTCTTCGGTTCCGGACCGCGCACCGACCGCCAAGTCCCCCACATCTGCTCCTCACTCCGCGCCTTCGCCCGCCCGTCAACCGGTGCAGGCCCACCACTCCCATAACGAGCGGGAGTTCCGCAGGGGTCGGGAGTACGGTCAAACTCTCGGGGGACAGCCTATGCGGCGCTCCGGCCGCCGACGTCTTCGCGCCCGGCGCGTCGCGCACACTCGTGAAGGTGTCGTTCTGTTCGAGACGTCGCCAGTGGCCGACGGGCCAGGCGATCACGGTCGCGCTGCCGACGACATTCTCCACCGAGACGGTGCCACGGTACGGCTCGTCCAGGTGGAAGCGCGAATCGGCGGAGTCGGAGCGGTGGTCTCCCATCACGAAGATCCGCCCGACGGGGACGGTGACGGTGAACCGCAGCTGGGAGGGCGGGTTCCCGGGGTGCACGTACGGTTCGGTCAGCGGGGTGCCGTTGACGGTGACGCGGCCCTTGGTGTCACAGCACTTGACGGTGTCGCCGCCG includes:
- the lepB gene encoding signal peptidase I — translated: MGKRGRPRHGAQRATGHGHGSRRAHAGPGEPGGADGASGSRPATGGRAERRRQARRIKRRRRRSYLKEIPILIGVALAIALVLKTFLVQAFVIPSGSMEQTIKIGDRVLVDKLTPWFGSKPERGDVVVFKDPGGWLPPAEKARIGDDGPVAKQFKEFMAFIGLLPSADEQDLIKRVIGVGGDTVKCCDTKGRVTVNGTPLTEPYVHPGNPPSQLRFTVTVPVGRIFVMGDHRSDSADSRFHLDEPYRGTVSVENVVGSATVIAWPVGHWRRLEQNDTFTSVRDAPGAKTSAAGAPHRLSPESLTVLPTPAELPLVMGVVGLHRLTGGRRRGVRSRCGGLGGRCAVRNRRARRAGGAG